A window of Marinobacter halotolerans genomic DNA:
CGGTCGATCAGGCCGCGCAGTGACAGGTTTGCTTCCGGGTCAGGGCCGCCGGACTTGGCGCTGACGTAGATTTCCCGTCCGTATTTGCTGTACACCTTGGTCTTGGCGGCGGCCGTCTTGGCCATGGAGTCTTTGCGGTTCTGATAGGCTCTGCCCATGCTACTGCCTCAATCCTGTTTTTCCGAAAACGGCGATTTTACTCAACAACCGGAAGCGGTGACAGCCTTATTTGACCATCTTGGGCACACGACGCATGCCCCGGCGAAGCGCCTGGTGGAGCGCCGACCGGACCAGTGCGCCGGTCATGGGAATGGCATCTTCGAAATACACCGTGTAGTGCACACGGGTCTCGTTTTCAGACGGGCTCTGAAAACGGATACGCCCGTAATGGTTTTTCAGCGGGCTGATGCTGGTAATGGCGTATTCAATCAGTGCTTCCGGTTCGAAGCCGGTAATGGTTTCCTCCACGCCAAGAGGGCCGATGCCGATTTTGCGAACTGAACCGATGCCGTTGGGGTCGGCCTGATCACTGTCCCGAATCCGCCGGGCCGGCGCGCCCAGCAATCTGCCAAACTGTTCGTGATCGGCAAAAAGGGCAAAGACCTGATGACAGGGAAGCAGGAAGGTTTCGTCTATATCGATCGTGTAGCTGGCCATAAAACAACTCTGACAGAATTTTTCCCAGAGTATCCGGTTACCGACATCAACAAAAGCCGCCATCCTGACATAGAGACCTATCTGACCTATTCTGACTGGATACAGTGGAGACAAGGAGGGCTATCCAATGATACCCAAGACCATGCACGCCATGTTACTGACCGGCCACGGTGGTGTTGAAAAACTGCAGTATTCGCAGACCACGCCGACTCCGGAACCAGGACCGGGCGAGGTGCTGGTCCGGGTGACGGCCACCGCCAAAAACAACACTGACCGCAAGGCCCGGGAAGGGCTCTATCCCACCAAAGACAAGGGCGAGGTGACGTCCTTCCAGATGGGTGGTTCACCCACACTGACCTTTCCGCGTATCCAGGGTGCGGACGTCGTCGGCCATGTCGCGGCCGTGGGTGCCGGCGTTGATGAAGCTCGAATCGGCGAGCGTGGACTGCTGGATTTCAATCTATACGCCGACGAACGCCGGGACATCAACCTCACACCAGACTACTACGGGCACGGTGCTGATGGCGGTTTTGCCGAATACATCGCCGTGCCTTCTGATCAGTTTCATCACGTTGATAATTCCGACCTGGCGGACGCCGAACTGGCCGCCATGGGCATGTGCTCCTATCAGACTGCCCTGCATATGCTGACCTCTGCCCGGGTCAAGGCTGGCGAGCGCATTCTGGTGACCGGTGCCAGCGGCGGCGTGGGCACTGCGCTGATTCAGCTGTGCCGCATCATGGGCGCCACGCCCTATGCGTTGAGTCAGGCCGACAAAGCGGAGGCACTACTGGCACTGGGTGCGGAAGCGGTGCTGGACCGATCGAGCATGGGCAGCTTTACCGAGCGGGCCAAAAAAGTGACTGGCGGCCATCCGTTTGACGCAGTCATGGATCTGGCCGGCGGCGAAATGACCAACGCGTTCATCGACGCCATGATCTTCAATATGAAAGATCGCGCAGACTATCCCCGCCTCAGTATTGCCGGGGCCAGCGCGGGCAACCTCAGCGAAATCATGTGGACCCGTGTTTACCTTTATCAGGTGCAGATTTTCGGTGTGTCCCACGGTACCCGGGAAGAAGCAGAACAGCTGATCGCATGGATTCGCGGCGGGCAGCTCAGGCCGGTATTGCATGCGGCTTTCCCGCTGTCGAAGTTGCACGAGGCCGAGCGCTACTTTGTTGACCGTAACAGCAACTACCTGGGCAAGATCGTGATTGTTCCGGACGCCCAGTGGGAAGAGCATGGTGCTCCGTTTGCGTTGTCAGCCAGCCCGGAGGCAAATTGATGAAACCTGAATTGACGCTGCAGTTGATGGATACCCACGCCGGCGGGGATGTAAGCCGTATCGTGACCGGTGGCATATGCGAGCTTCCGGGATCGACCGTGCGGGCCCAGATGGAATATCTGCGGGATGAGGCCGACGGTCTGCGCAGGTTGTTGCTGGAAGAACCCTATGGTCTGCCGGAAATGTCCGTTGACCTGCTGGTGCCGGCAACTGACCCGGAAGCCGTAGCCGGATACATCATCATGGAAGTGATGGGGTATCCGATATATTCCGGCTCGAACACTATTTGCACGGCTACTGCCGTGCTGGAAGCGGGTATTGTGCCCAAGCGTGAAGGTTGGCAGAGCTTCGTGCTGGAGGCTCCCGCAGGTCTCGTCAATATTGATGCATTGGTGCGCGATAATGTGGTGGAAGCCGTCACCTGCGGCGGGCTACCCAGCTATATCGATACCTATCAGGCCACTATTCATGTTCCGTCTGTGGGTGATGTGACCTACAGCGTGGCCTACAGTGGTGGTTTCTACGCGCTGGTGGATGCAACCAGCCTGGGATTCTCGCTGACGCTGGAGGAAGAGCGCAGGCTCAGCGACTGCGCCTATCATATTGTTGAAGCCATAAAGGCTGAGCGCGGTTTTTCCCATTACACGCTGGGCGATGTCGGGCCGTTGCCATTTCTTCATTTTATGGGGCCTGTTGAGCAGTTGTCCGATCACTCCTACCGCTCCCGGTCTGCGACCTACGTTCACCCGGGAGTGATCTGCCGCAGCACAACGGGCACGGGCACGTCCGCAAGACTTGCCCTGATGCACTACGAGGGCCTGATCAACCCCGGTGATCGCCTGGAAACGGTTTCTCTACGAAAAACCAAATTCATCGGCGAGTTCACCGGGGTGCGTCAGGAAGGCGCCCATCAGGTGGTGGAAAACAACATCACCGGCAAAAGCTATGTGCTGAGCCGCGGCGACATCATCGTCAACTGCGATGACCCGATGGTGGAATGTGGCGGACTGACACACATCCTAACCGACGAGATCCGAGCCAAAGCCGAGGCTGCTCCCGACTCGACCTGAACCTCCGGGCAAGGCGACGCTGGCCACGGTGTGCAGTTTTTCGAGTTGGGATTGCAGCATGCCGATGGGTCGCGTGCCCTCCAGCGTCAGCTCGATATCGAGTTGGTCGCCGACGCTTTCGACCGCCATGCGGGCAATGCGAAAGCCGCGGATACGAATCACCTGGCAGAGCCGCTCCAGTGCCGCTGCTTCCGAGTCCATGCGGCAGTTGAGGGTGTGGCTGGCCGGGGACTGCCCGGGCCGGCTGTCCGATTGGCATTGGGGCTTCATGCGATCTGCTCCTTGATAGGTCGGCTGGTACGTCTGGATTCATCGATCATGTCGGTGTTTGTGGCGCCAGGCCGGACAATAGGCCAGACGTTGTCTTCCCGATCGACGGCAACATGCAACAGCATGGGGCCGTTGTAGGCGAGAATGGTCTCGATGCCACGGCGGATCTGGTCGGTGCGTTCGATCTTCAGTGCCGGGATATCGAAGGCCCGGGCCATGGCCACGAAGTCGGGGTTGTCGTCCAGGTTTATCTGACTTTCCCGGTTGTTGTAGAACAGCTCCTGCTGCTGGCGGACCATGCCCAGGCACTGGTTGTCCATGACGATCAGTTTTACCGGCAGGTTGTAACGGCGGATGGTAGCCAGTTCCTGAGCGTTCATCATGAACGAGCCATCCCCGGTGACGTTGATGACGGTGTTGTTGCGATCCGCAAATTGGGCGCCGATGGCTGCGGGCAGGCCGAAGCCCATGGTGCCCAGGCCGCCGCTGGTAAGATGGTGGCGCGGGTGATCGAAGTCGTAGTGCTGGGCCACCCACATCTG
This region includes:
- a CDS encoding ACT domain-containing protein; protein product: MKPQCQSDSRPGQSPASHTLNCRMDSEAAALERLCQVIRIRGFRIARMAVESVGDQLDIELTLEGTRPIGMLQSQLEKLHTVASVALPGGSGRVGSSLGFGSDLVG
- a CDS encoding SRPBCC family protein, yielding MASYTIDIDETFLLPCHQVFALFADHEQFGRLLGAPARRIRDSDQADPNGIGSVRKIGIGPLGVEETITGFEPEALIEYAITSISPLKNHYGRIRFQSPSENETRVHYTVYFEDAIPMTGALVRSALHQALRRGMRRVPKMVK
- a CDS encoding proline racemase family protein; its protein translation is MKPELTLQLMDTHAGGDVSRIVTGGICELPGSTVRAQMEYLRDEADGLRRLLLEEPYGLPEMSVDLLVPATDPEAVAGYIIMEVMGYPIYSGSNTICTATAVLEAGIVPKREGWQSFVLEAPAGLVNIDALVRDNVVEAVTCGGLPSYIDTYQATIHVPSVGDVTYSVAYSGGFYALVDATSLGFSLTLEEERRLSDCAYHIVEAIKAERGFSHYTLGDVGPLPFLHFMGPVEQLSDHSYRSRSATYVHPGVICRSTTGTGTSARLALMHYEGLINPGDRLETVSLRKTKFIGEFTGVRQEGAHQVVENNITGKSYVLSRGDIIVNCDDPMVECGGLTHILTDEIRAKAEAAPDST
- a CDS encoding zinc-binding dehydrogenase, translated to MIPKTMHAMLLTGHGGVEKLQYSQTTPTPEPGPGEVLVRVTATAKNNTDRKAREGLYPTKDKGEVTSFQMGGSPTLTFPRIQGADVVGHVAAVGAGVDEARIGERGLLDFNLYADERRDINLTPDYYGHGADGGFAEYIAVPSDQFHHVDNSDLADAELAAMGMCSYQTALHMLTSARVKAGERILVTGASGGVGTALIQLCRIMGATPYALSQADKAEALLALGAEAVLDRSSMGSFTERAKKVTGGHPFDAVMDLAGGEMTNAFIDAMIFNMKDRADYPRLSIAGASAGNLSEIMWTRVYLYQVQIFGVSHGTREEAEQLIAWIRGGQLRPVLHAAFPLSKLHEAERYFVDRNSNYLGKIVIVPDAQWEEHGAPFALSASPEAN